A window of the Natronomonas salina genome harbors these coding sequences:
- the gyrA gene encoding DNA gyrase subunit A, translated as MSSDLPDTPDVPAEEVTPVRIEDEMEQSYIDYAMSVIVGRALPDARDGMKPVQRRILYAMHEMGITSNTGHRKSSSIVGETMGNYHPHGDSAIYDALARMAQDFSLRYPLVDGQGNFGSVDGDPPAAMRYTEARMAPLAEELLADIEKDTVDFEPNYDDRLTEPAVLPSKVPNLLVNGASGIAVGMSTNIPPHNLGEVVDAAIHLIDDPDCSVRDLIDTPETDGYIKGPDFPTAANIVNREGLWDAYTEGRGRLRVRADMDVEYADTGGDRIIVNELPYQENKARRIERIAEDVQDGKIEGISDIRDESDRDGVRIVIDCKRGANVDVVKNQLLERHLENTFSVISLALVDGQPRVLNLKELLEQFVDHRREVVRRRTQHELDEAQDRVHILEGRLVALDNVDEMVELIRNSADRTEAIEGLRTEFDLSKDQAEHIVRMQLGSLTSMEAEEVIEEYEDVEAEIERLVTILEDESVLLEVIKDELREIKEEYADERRTHVIEDAGSVTREDLIAEEETVVVVTEDDYVKRMTLSDFDPQHRGGKGIIGTRPKEGDRVSTVFTASTHDYLLCFTDQGQVYRLKVFELPEMGRTARGTSAVNIVDLDDGEEITAVVNTDDIDSGYLAMATRGGYVKRTAVSEFENVHSGGIRAVRLEDDDALVDVEVTSGDGDLLVGTRQGMTIRFAEADARPMGRSARGVNGIELEGDDRVAGLVAAESDDDRDLLTVTRNGYGKRTPLSEYRQQSRYGKGLIDIKTDERNGEVCAINAVSEGDGLVIMSEAGQIMRSHVDEVSTVGRNTKGVVVMKLDDDDYVAGVDVVDNSDEEDQVTDAEGAEGEAESDGSESDETAA; from the coding sequence ATGAGTTCAGATCTACCCGACACGCCGGACGTCCCGGCAGAGGAGGTAACGCCCGTCCGTATCGAGGACGAGATGGAGCAGTCGTACATCGACTACGCGATGAGCGTCATCGTCGGGCGCGCGCTGCCCGATGCCCGCGACGGCATGAAGCCGGTCCAGCGGCGCATCCTCTACGCGATGCACGAGATGGGGATCACGTCGAACACCGGCCACCGGAAGTCCTCGTCGATCGTCGGCGAGACGATGGGTAACTACCACCCCCACGGGGACAGCGCGATCTACGACGCCCTCGCGCGGATGGCCCAGGACTTCTCGCTGCGCTACCCGCTCGTGGACGGCCAGGGGAACTTCGGCTCCGTCGACGGCGACCCGCCGGCGGCGATGCGGTACACGGAGGCCCGGATGGCGCCGCTGGCCGAGGAGCTGCTGGCCGACATCGAGAAGGACACCGTCGACTTCGAGCCGAACTACGACGACCGGCTCACCGAGCCCGCGGTGCTGCCGTCGAAGGTGCCGAACCTCCTCGTGAACGGCGCCTCCGGCATCGCCGTCGGGATGTCGACGAACATCCCGCCGCACAACCTCGGAGAGGTCGTCGACGCCGCGATCCACCTCATCGACGACCCGGACTGCTCGGTGCGCGACCTCATCGACACGCCGGAGACGGACGGCTACATCAAGGGGCCGGACTTCCCGACGGCCGCCAACATCGTCAACCGCGAGGGACTGTGGGACGCCTACACCGAGGGCCGCGGCCGCCTCCGCGTGCGGGCCGACATGGACGTCGAGTACGCCGACACGGGCGGCGACCGGATCATCGTCAACGAGCTGCCCTACCAGGAGAACAAGGCCCGGCGCATCGAGCGTATCGCCGAGGACGTCCAGGACGGCAAGATCGAGGGCATCTCGGACATCCGCGACGAGTCCGACCGCGACGGCGTCCGGATCGTCATCGACTGCAAGCGCGGCGCGAACGTCGACGTCGTGAAGAACCAGCTGCTCGAGCGACACCTCGAGAACACCTTCTCGGTCATCTCGCTGGCGCTGGTCGACGGCCAGCCGCGCGTGCTGAACCTGAAGGAACTGCTCGAGCAGTTCGTCGACCACCGCCGGGAGGTCGTCCGCCGCCGGACCCAGCACGAACTCGACGAGGCCCAGGACCGCGTCCACATCCTCGAGGGGCGGCTCGTCGCCCTCGACAACGTCGACGAGATGGTCGAACTCATCCGGAACAGCGCGGACCGCACGGAGGCCATCGAGGGGCTCCGCACGGAGTTCGACCTCTCGAAGGACCAGGCCGAGCACATCGTCCGGATGCAGCTGGGCTCGCTGACGTCGATGGAGGCCGAGGAGGTCATCGAGGAGTACGAGGACGTCGAGGCCGAGATCGAGCGGCTTGTGACCATCCTCGAGGACGAGTCCGTGCTGCTGGAGGTCATCAAGGACGAGCTCCGCGAGATCAAGGAGGAGTACGCCGACGAGCGCCGGACGCACGTCATCGAGGACGCCGGCTCCGTCACCCGCGAGGACCTCATCGCCGAAGAGGAAACGGTCGTCGTCGTCACCGAGGACGACTACGTCAAGCGGATGACCCTCTCGGACTTCGACCCCCAGCACCGCGGCGGGAAGGGCATCATCGGGACGCGCCCCAAGGAGGGCGACCGCGTCTCGACGGTGTTCACCGCCTCGACGCACGACTACCTCCTCTGCTTCACCGACCAGGGGCAGGTCTACCGGCTGAAGGTCTTCGAGTTGCCGGAGATGGGGCGGACGGCCCGAGGCACCTCCGCCGTCAACATCGTCGACCTCGACGACGGCGAGGAGATCACCGCCGTCGTCAACACCGACGACATCGACTCGGGCTACCTGGCGATGGCGACCCGCGGCGGCTACGTCAAGCGGACGGCAGTCTCCGAGTTCGAGAACGTCCACTCCGGCGGCATCCGCGCGGTCCGACTGGAGGACGACGACGCCCTCGTCGACGTGGAGGTCACCTCCGGCGACGGCGACCTGCTCGTCGGCACCCGCCAGGGGATGACGATCCGGTTCGCCGAGGCGGACGCCCGCCCGATGGGCCGGTCGGCCCGCGGCGTCAACGGCATCGAACTCGAGGGCGACGACCGGGTCGCCGGCCTCGTGGCCGCCGAGAGCGACGACGACCGCGACCTGCTGACGGTCACGCGGAACGGCTACGGCAAGCGGACGCCGCTCTCGGAGTACCGCCAGCAGTCCCGCTACGGGAAGGGCCTCATCGACATCAAGACCGACGAGCGCAACGGCGAGGTCTGTGCGATAAACGCCGTCTCCGAGGGCGACGGTCTCGTCATCATGAGCGAGGCCGGCCAGATCATGCGCAGCCACGTCGACGAGGTCTCGACGGTCGGCCGCAACACCAAGGGCGTCGTCGTGATGAAGCTGGACGACGACGACTACGTCGCCGGCGTTGACGTCGTCGACAACTCCGACGAGGAGGACCAGGTCACGGACGCCGAGGGTGCCGAGGGAGAAGCCGAATCCGACGGGAGCG
- the gyrB gene encoding DNA topoisomerase (ATP-hydrolyzing) subunit B, protein MSQDSDYSAGQIQVLEGLEAVQKRPAMYIGSTDGRGLHHLVYEVVDNAIDEALAGYCDTIEVVINDDGSVTVSDDGRGIPVDTHEEYDRPAVEVIMTVLHAGGKFDSKSYQVSGGLHGVGVSVVNALSRELAVEVKRDGAVWRHRFDHGEPQGDIERVRDMEPDEETGTEVTFWPNVDIFETGEFNFSTLESRLRELAFLNPGVAITIRDDRPEDPQESTFEYEGGIREFVHYLNETRDVLHEDVVYFSTEENDIQVEVAIQATAGVQGSIHAFANNINTREGGTHLTGFKTALTRVVNDYAADNGMLSDLDGNLKGEDIREGLTAVISVKHPDPQFEGQTKTKLGNSEVRGIVEGAMHEELSTYLEEHPDDAEAIISKAVEAAKARMAAQKAEELTRRKSALESTSLPGKLADCQTRDPDEAELFVVEGDSAGGSAKQGRNPDFQAILPLKGKILNVEKHRLDRILENNEIRNLITAIGTGIGDEFDMDEARYKKIIVMTDADVDGAHIRTLLLTFLYRHMTPLIEAGYVYAAQPPLYRIRKGGQTYDAMTEAERERIIEEKCDGNPSQVQRFKGLGEMNPEQLWETTMHPENRILKQITIEDAAAADRMFSVLMGDAVEPRKQFIKEHAEDAEWVDI, encoded by the coding sequence ATGTCTCAGGATAGCGACTACAGTGCCGGTCAGATACAGGTCCTCGAGGGGCTCGAGGCCGTCCAGAAGCGCCCGGCGATGTACATCGGGTCGACGGACGGACGCGGCCTCCACCACCTCGTCTACGAGGTCGTGGACAACGCCATCGACGAGGCCCTCGCCGGCTACTGTGACACCATCGAGGTCGTCATCAACGACGACGGCTCCGTGACCGTCAGCGACGACGGTCGCGGCATCCCCGTCGACACCCACGAGGAGTACGACCGCCCCGCGGTGGAGGTCATCATGACCGTCCTGCACGCCGGGGGCAAGTTCGACAGCAAGTCCTACCAGGTCTCCGGCGGCCTCCACGGCGTCGGCGTCTCCGTCGTCAACGCCCTCTCGAGGGAACTGGCGGTCGAGGTCAAGCGGGACGGCGCCGTCTGGCGCCACCGCTTCGACCACGGCGAACCGCAGGGCGACATCGAGCGGGTCCGCGACATGGAGCCCGACGAGGAGACCGGCACCGAGGTCACCTTCTGGCCCAACGTCGACATCTTCGAGACCGGCGAGTTCAACTTCTCGACGCTGGAGTCCCGCCTCCGGGAACTGGCCTTCCTCAACCCCGGCGTCGCCATCACCATCCGCGACGACCGCCCGGAGGACCCCCAGGAGTCCACCTTCGAGTACGAGGGCGGCATCCGCGAGTTCGTCCACTACCTCAACGAGACCCGCGACGTCCTCCACGAGGACGTCGTCTACTTCTCCACCGAGGAGAACGACATCCAGGTCGAGGTCGCCATCCAGGCGACCGCCGGCGTCCAGGGCTCCATTCACGCCTTCGCGAACAACATCAACACGCGCGAGGGCGGCACCCACCTCACGGGCTTCAAGACCGCGCTGACGCGCGTCGTCAACGACTACGCCGCCGACAACGGCATGCTGTCGGACCTCGACGGCAACCTCAAGGGCGAGGACATCCGCGAGGGGCTGACAGCCGTCATCTCGGTGAAGCACCCCGACCCGCAGTTCGAGGGCCAGACGAAGACCAAGCTCGGCAACAGCGAGGTCCGCGGCATCGTCGAGGGCGCCATGCACGAAGAGCTCTCGACGTACCTCGAGGAGCACCCCGACGACGCCGAGGCCATCATCTCGAAGGCCGTCGAGGCCGCCAAGGCCCGGATGGCCGCCCAGAAGGCCGAGGAGCTCACCCGCCGGAAGTCCGCCCTCGAGTCGACCAGCCTCCCGGGGAAACTCGCCGACTGCCAGACACGCGACCCCGACGAGGCGGAGCTGTTCGTCGTGGAGGGCGACTCCGCCGGCGGTTCGGCCAAGCAGGGCCGCAACCCCGACTTCCAGGCCATCCTCCCGCTGAAGGGGAAGATCCTCAACGTCGAGAAACACCGGCTCGACCGCATCCTGGAGAACAACGAGATCCGGAACCTCATCACCGCCATCGGCACCGGCATCGGCGACGAGTTCGACATGGACGAGGCCCGCTACAAGAAGATCATCGTGATGACGGACGCCGACGTCGACGGCGCCCACATCCGGACGCTGCTGTTGACGTTCCTCTACCGGCACATGACGCCGCTCATCGAGGCGGGCTACGTCTACGCCGCCCAGCCGCCGCTGTACCGCATCCGCAAGGGCGGCCAGACCTACGACGCGATGACGGAGGCCGAACGCGAGCGGATCATCGAGGAGAAGTGCGACGGCAATCCGAGCCAGGTCCAGCGGTTCAAGGGCCTCGGCGAGATGAACCCCGAGCAGCTGTGGGAGACGACGATGCACCCCGAGAACCGCATCCTCAAGCAGATCACGATCGAGGACGCCGCGGCGGCCGACCGCATGTTCTCCGTGCTCATGGGCGACGCCGTCGAGCCCAGAAAGCAGTTCATCAAGGAGCACGCCGAGGACGCCGAGTGGGTCGACATCTGA
- a CDS encoding ZIP family metal transporter, producing the protein MDPFATMLLVTSVAGLATGLGAVPTLLGTRVSHRVYDAALGLAAGIMVAASVFGLIIPGLDQGTIWQVSAGVFVGGFGLLVGNRLIPHLHVEYARWKGHGGADDEDDHRPIDDRLRRAVLVGGAITLHNAPEGLAMGIAFASGLEEVAYVLAIVIGLQNVPDGFAFAVPVHQAGVSTRKVVAYTTLSGAVPQVLASTVGYGLVAVAEGVFPVAAGFAAGAMLGVVFREMIPSSHGHGYADAATAAFLVGFVLLVVVDAVVAV; encoded by the coding sequence CTGGACCCGTTCGCGACCATGCTGCTGGTGACGTCCGTGGCCGGACTGGCGACGGGCCTCGGGGCGGTCCCGACGCTCCTCGGGACCCGCGTCAGCCACCGCGTCTACGACGCTGCGCTCGGCCTGGCGGCCGGTATCATGGTCGCGGCGTCGGTGTTCGGGCTCATCATCCCCGGTCTGGACCAGGGGACCATCTGGCAGGTGTCGGCCGGCGTCTTCGTCGGCGGGTTCGGCCTCCTGGTCGGCAACCGCCTCATCCCGCACCTGCACGTCGAGTACGCCCGCTGGAAGGGCCACGGCGGCGCCGACGACGAGGACGACCACCGGCCCATCGACGACCGGCTCCGGCGGGCGGTCCTCGTCGGCGGCGCCATCACGCTGCACAACGCGCCGGAGGGGCTGGCGATGGGCATCGCCTTCGCCTCGGGCCTGGAGGAGGTGGCCTACGTCCTCGCCATCGTCATCGGCCTCCAGAACGTCCCGGATGGCTTCGCCTTCGCCGTCCCGGTCCACCAGGCGGGCGTCTCCACGCGGAAGGTCGTCGCCTACACGACGCTGTCGGGCGCCGTCCCCCAGGTCCTCGCCTCGACCGTCGGGTACGGGCTCGTCGCGGTCGCGGAGGGGGTCTTCCCCGTCGCCGCGGGGTTCGCGGCCGGCGCCATGCTCGGCGTCGTCTTCCGAGAGATGATTCCGTCGAGCCACGGTCACGGCTACGCCGACGCCGCGACCGCCGCCTTCCTCGTCGGGTTCGTGCTGCTGGTCGTCGTCGACGCGGTGGTGGCGGTCTGA
- a CDS encoding DNA topoisomerase IV subunit A, producing MSTESDPEVKDELARERLIDLAAEFYDQFAGGSVPQMEIPTRTKSNIVFDEDENVWVYGDRHSTRSANSVRGAQKLLKAVYTIEFLADQLDEDRSSTLRELYYLSESWEEERAQFNSQDESNQLVEDLEIVSEVTREDFHMRPEESGATIMGPLYLREQTRRGEREIHCQKDVGEGGYQIPNNPDTIEFLENDADFVLCVETGGMRDRLVENGFDEEYNVIIVHLKGQPARATRRITRRLHDELDLPVVVFTDGDPWSYRIYASVSYGSIKSAHLSEYLATPPAEFVGIQPEDIVEYDLPTDPLSDSDVNALESELDDPRFQDDYWTEQIELQLDIEKKAEQQALASRGLDFVTDTYLPERLGDMGVL from the coding sequence ATGAGCACAGAATCAGACCCGGAAGTCAAGGACGAACTCGCCCGCGAGCGACTCATCGACCTCGCGGCGGAGTTCTACGACCAGTTCGCCGGGGGGAGCGTCCCGCAGATGGAGATCCCCACCCGGACGAAGAGCAACATCGTCTTCGACGAGGACGAGAACGTGTGGGTGTACGGCGATCGCCACTCCACCCGCTCGGCCAACAGCGTCCGCGGCGCCCAGAAGCTGCTGAAGGCCGTCTACACCATCGAGTTCCTCGCCGACCAGCTCGACGAGGACCGCTCGTCGACCCTGCGTGAACTCTACTACCTCTCGGAGTCCTGGGAGGAGGAGCGCGCGCAGTTCAACAGCCAGGACGAGTCCAACCAGCTCGTCGAGGACCTCGAAATCGTCAGCGAGGTCACCCGCGAGGACTTCCACATGCGGCCCGAGGAGTCCGGCGCGACCATCATGGGGCCGCTGTACCTCCGCGAGCAGACCCGCCGCGGCGAGCGGGAGATCCACTGCCAGAAGGACGTCGGCGAGGGCGGCTATCAGATCCCGAACAACCCCGACACCATCGAGTTCCTCGAGAACGACGCCGACTTCGTCCTCTGCGTGGAGACCGGCGGGATGCGTGACCGCCTCGTCGAGAACGGCTTCGACGAGGAGTACAACGTCATCATCGTCCACCTGAAGGGCCAGCCGGCCCGCGCCACCCGGCGCATCACCCGGCGGCTCCACGACGAACTCGACCTCCCGGTCGTGGTCTTCACCGACGGCGACCCGTGGTCGTACCGGATCTACGCGTCGGTCTCGTACGGCTCCATCAAGTCCGCGCACCTCTCGGAGTACCTCGCGACGCCGCCGGCGGAGTTCGTCGGCATCCAGCCCGAGGACATCGTCGAGTACGACCTGCCGACCGACCCGCTCTCGGACTCCGACGTCAACGCCCTCGAGAGCGAGCTCGACGACCCGCGGTTCCAGGACGACTACTGGACCGAGCAGATCGAACTCCAGCTCGACATCGAGAAGAAGGCCGAACAGCAGGCACTGGCCTCCCGCGGCCTGGACTTCGTCACGGATACCTACCTCCCCGAGCGGCTCGGCGACATGGGCGTGCTGTAG
- a CDS encoding GAF domain-containing protein translates to MPPARVLWVAAPNHRPDDVRSVWLRTANTQAAALETIESLAEEGEQADAVVAAPALPDGDGSAVLRAARDRWPDVACFLHGNLWAIPEGSTLPVCEFHPTGQTPSAVADAVADAVRGRYHRPYPVSDDEDRRLETVEATDFAAARADLEGLTTETESETGVHTAVVSVVDDHTVWLAAGGDDAGRRMLRRGDSPCTYAIEEPGETVIEDVGTDERLAHVEQDCYRAYAARPLSVDGVPVGTLALLRDDAGAFTDLQLDGLARYADEAERILTDAR, encoded by the coding sequence ATGCCTCCCGCTCGCGTCCTCTGGGTCGCCGCTCCCAACCACCGACCGGACGACGTCCGGTCCGTGTGGCTCCGGACGGCGAACACGCAGGCGGCCGCCCTCGAGACCATCGAGTCGCTCGCCGAGGAGGGCGAGCAGGCGGACGCGGTCGTCGCCGCGCCCGCACTCCCCGACGGCGACGGCAGCGCCGTCCTCCGGGCGGCCAGGGACCGCTGGCCCGACGTCGCCTGCTTCCTCCACGGGAACCTCTGGGCCATCCCCGAGGGCAGCACCCTCCCGGTCTGTGAGTTCCACCCGACCGGCCAGACGCCGTCGGCCGTCGCCGACGCCGTCGCCGACGCGGTCCGCGGCCGGTACCACCGGCCGTACCCCGTCTCTGACGACGAAGACCGGCGCCTCGAGACCGTCGAGGCGACCGACTTCGCGGCGGCCCGGGCGGACCTGGAGGGACTCACCACGGAGACAGAGTCCGAGACCGGCGTGCACACCGCCGTCGTCTCTGTCGTCGACGACCACACCGTCTGGCTCGCAGCCGGAGGGGACGACGCCGGGCGTCGGATGCTCCGCCGCGGCGACTCGCCCTGCACGTACGCCATCGAGGAGCCGGGAGAGACCGTCATCGAGGACGTCGGCACCGACGAGCGCCTCGCACACGTCGAGCAGGACTGCTACCGCGCCTACGCCGCTCGTCCGCTGTCTGTCGACGGCGTCCCGGTGGGCACCCTGGCGCTGCTCCGCGACGACGCCGGCGCCTTCACCGACCTCCAGCTCGACGGCCTCGCCCGCTACGCCGACGAGGCCGAGCGAATCCTCACCGACGCCCGCTGA
- a CDS encoding MBL fold metallo-hydrolase, giving the protein MIEHDGLELSWLGYATLRIADDDGTVVYLDPGRYGVLDGYEGNDADVVCVTHDHHYDTDGIRTVAGDDATVVLFEGINSHRIERNVERPADLPYEVRDVDAESDIAVDGAIIRTTAAYNEPDGPHVRENGEPYHPKGLGCGFHVTLDGTSVYWPGDTDVLAGHEHLDVDVFCPPIGGTYTMDRHEAADLASRMDPELVVPVHYDTFEAIETDAEAFAADLRERGVAVELDE; this is encoded by the coding sequence GTGATCGAACACGACGGGCTCGAGCTCTCCTGGCTCGGCTACGCGACCCTGCGGATTGCCGACGACGACGGGACGGTCGTCTACCTCGACCCCGGCCGCTACGGCGTCCTCGACGGCTACGAAGGGAATGACGCGGACGTCGTCTGCGTCACCCACGACCACCACTACGACACCGACGGCATCCGGACCGTCGCCGGCGACGACGCCACGGTGGTCCTCTTCGAGGGCATCAACTCCCACCGCATCGAGCGAAACGTCGAGCGGCCGGCGGACCTTCCGTACGAGGTCCGCGACGTGGACGCAGAGTCGGATATCGCCGTCGACGGTGCCATCATCCGGACCACGGCCGCATACAACGAGCCCGACGGCCCGCACGTCCGCGAGAACGGCGAACCGTACCACCCGAAGGGGCTGGGCTGTGGCTTCCACGTCACCCTCGACGGCACGTCCGTCTACTGGCCCGGCGACACGGACGTCCTCGCGGGCCACGAGCACCTCGACGTCGACGTGTTCTGTCCGCCCATCGGCGGGACCTACACGATGGACCGCCACGAGGCCGCCGACCTCGCATCGCGGATGGACCCGGAGCTCGTCGTCCCGGTCCACTACGACACCTTCGAGGCCATCGAGACCGACGCCGAGGCGTTCGCCGCCGACCTCCGGGAGCGGGGCGTCGCCGTCGAGCTAGACGAGTAA
- a CDS encoding mechanosensitive ion channel domain-containing protein, which yields MAVGFLVRVVELTLRELIQGVEAAIPRAVAGLVFAAIAYVAIRVVLAVLRRLLDRMYEERQALVVQLLVTIAGLFLWFGAALGFLKVVGMGQIAASLGTATGFIALGVSYALSEMIEDTVAGVYLLRDPDFEIGDRVEVDGVEGRIAAIELRKSRFKLDDGDTTVVANRDVESRWTKRGEP from the coding sequence ATGGCCGTCGGATTCCTGGTTCGCGTGGTCGAGTTGACGCTGCGGGAACTGATCCAGGGGGTCGAGGCGGCGATCCCCCGGGCCGTCGCCGGCCTCGTCTTCGCCGCCATCGCTTACGTCGCCATCAGGGTCGTCCTGGCCGTCCTGCGCCGGCTGCTCGACCGGATGTACGAGGAGCGGCAGGCGCTCGTCGTCCAGCTGCTGGTCACCATCGCCGGGCTCTTCCTCTGGTTCGGCGCGGCGCTGGGCTTCCTGAAGGTCGTCGGCATGGGTCAGATCGCCGCCAGCCTCGGCACCGCGACCGGCTTCATCGCGCTGGGGGTCTCATACGCCCTCTCGGAGATGATCGAAGACACCGTCGCCGGCGTGTACCTCCTCCGGGACCCCGACTTCGAGATCGGCGACCGCGTCGAGGTCGACGGCGTCGAGGGGCGGATCGCCGCCATCGAGCTCCGGAAGAGCCGGTTCAAGCTCGACGACGGCGACACGACCGTCGTCGCCAACCGGGACGTCGAGTCCCGCTGGACGAAGCGGGGAGAGCCGTAG
- a CDS encoding DNA topoisomerase VI subunit B codes for MTSYQSQLAEGGGSEPIAEELAASQRSISIAEFFEKNKQMLGFDSGAKALVTAVKEAVDNALDATEEAGILPDIYVEIEEAGSYYRLVVEDNGPGITKEQVPKVFGKLLYGSRFHAREQSRGQQGIGISAAVLYSQLTSGKPAKITSKTESGGARYFELTIDTDTNEPEIEVAEDTTWGPSHGTRIELEMEANMRARQQLHDYIKYTAVVNPHARIEFHEPKESKKFERATDELPPETEEIRPHPHGVELGTLLKMLDATDSYSVSGFLQEEFTRVGSKTAGSVIENLRDRHFGREVAWKPPQSHEEADVAAAVRGAVANKSADATKAFAERVADVVEGRTRVAYSEVDEIVGNVADGVEDDFDETLGTTVRENAVDAAWEAVIDERTADCYELVDEATTSRKDDAVVEGLASRLSDKFESQDDWRNRVTREKLRDYVDRAADATEEYDDATFGDTAREKVTDAVWSRAVSVPDDVPKVSAVADDRDAAARLLEAMRETDILAPPTGCLAPISEELVHAGLEKEYEADFYAASTRDAEVHGGDPFVVEAGVAYGGDLKEDGQVEVLRFANRVPLVYQRGACSTVDVVKDINWRNYGLDQPGGTGMPNGPAVLMIHIASTNVPFTSESKDAVANIPEIEDEIELALREAARELKSYLNKRRSLEKRRRKQNVIAEILPQMAEKLSEVTGREPLDIDDSLARIMNNVLVERSVEGSTVELTIHNFGDANVSPDVTEIVSADPGDHEDATVVEMDGEWFLKWSPTVEGGEKATLAYEIDGDADFDVSVEGIEAEKLTVNA; via the coding sequence ATGACCTCGTATCAGTCGCAACTCGCGGAGGGCGGCGGCAGCGAGCCCATCGCGGAGGAGCTCGCCGCCAGCCAGCGCTCCATCTCTATCGCCGAGTTCTTCGAGAAGAACAAGCAGATGCTCGGCTTCGACAGCGGGGCCAAGGCGCTGGTCACCGCCGTCAAGGAGGCCGTCGACAACGCCCTCGACGCCACCGAGGAGGCCGGCATCCTGCCGGACATCTACGTCGAGATCGAGGAGGCCGGCAGCTACTACCGGCTCGTCGTCGAGGACAACGGCCCCGGCATCACGAAGGAGCAGGTCCCGAAGGTCTTCGGGAAGCTCCTCTACGGGTCGCGCTTCCACGCCCGCGAGCAGTCCCGCGGCCAGCAGGGTATCGGTATCTCCGCCGCCGTCCTCTACTCGCAGCTCACCTCCGGTAAGCCCGCCAAGATCACCTCGAAGACCGAGAGCGGCGGCGCCCGGTACTTCGAGCTGACCATCGACACCGACACCAACGAGCCGGAGATCGAGGTCGCCGAGGACACCACGTGGGGGCCCTCCCACGGCACCCGCATCGAACTGGAGATGGAGGCGAACATGCGCGCCCGCCAGCAGCTCCACGACTACATCAAGTACACGGCTGTCGTCAACCCCCACGCGCGCATCGAGTTCCACGAGCCGAAGGAGTCCAAGAAGTTCGAGCGAGCGACCGACGAGCTCCCGCCGGAGACCGAGGAGATCCGCCCGCATCCCCACGGCGTCGAACTCGGGACGCTGCTGAAGATGCTGGACGCGACCGACTCCTACTCCGTCTCCGGCTTCCTCCAGGAGGAGTTCACCCGCGTCGGCAGCAAGACGGCCGGGAGCGTCATCGAGAACCTCCGGGACCGCCACTTCGGCCGCGAGGTCGCCTGGAAGCCCCCGCAGTCCCACGAGGAGGCGGACGTGGCCGCGGCGGTCCGGGGCGCCGTCGCGAACAAGAGCGCCGACGCGACGAAGGCTTTCGCCGAGCGCGTCGCCGACGTCGTCGAGGGGCGCACGCGGGTCGCCTACTCCGAGGTCGACGAGATCGTCGGCAACGTCGCCGACGGCGTCGAGGACGACTTCGACGAGACGCTCGGGACGACCGTCCGGGAGAACGCCGTCGACGCCGCCTGGGAGGCGGTCATCGACGAGCGGACCGCCGACTGCTACGAACTGGTCGACGAGGCCACCACGAGCCGGAAGGACGACGCCGTCGTCGAGGGGCTGGCGAGCCGCCTCTCGGACAAGTTCGAGAGCCAGGACGACTGGCGCAACCGGGTCACCCGCGAGAAGCTCCGCGACTACGTCGACCGCGCGGCCGACGCCACCGAGGAGTACGACGACGCCACGTTCGGCGACACCGCCCGCGAGAAGGTCACCGACGCCGTCTGGTCGCGGGCCGTCTCCGTCCCCGACGACGTGCCGAAGGTCAGCGCCGTCGCCGACGACCGCGACGCGGCCGCCCGGCTCCTCGAGGCGATGCGCGAGACGGACATCCTCGCGCCGCCGACCGGGTGTCTGGCCCCCATCTCCGAGGAGCTCGTCCACGCCGGCCTCGAGAAGGAGTACGAGGCCGACTTCTACGCCGCTTCGACCCGCGACGCCGAGGTCCACGGCGGCGACCCCTTCGTCGTCGAGGCCGGCGTCGCCTACGGCGGCGACCTCAAGGAGGACGGCCAGGTGGAGGTCCTCCGGTTCGCCAACCGCGTCCCGCTGGTCTACCAGCGCGGCGCCTGTTCGACCGTCGACGTCGTCAAGGACATCAACTGGCGGAACTACGGCCTCGACCAGCCCGGCGGCACCGGGATGCCGAACGGTCCCGCCGTCCTGATGATCCACATCGCGTCGACGAACGTCCCGTTCACCAGCGAGTCGAAGGACGCCGTCGCGAACATCCCGGAGATCGAAGACGAGATCGAACTCGCCCTCCGGGAGGCGGCCCGAGAGCTGAAGTCCTACCTGAACAAGCGGCGCTCCCTCGAGAAGCGCCGCCGCAAGCAGAACGTCATCGCCGAGATCCTCCCGCAGATGGCCGAGAAGCTCTCGGAGGTCACCGGCCGCGAGCCGCTCGACATCGACGACTCGCTGGCCCGCATCATGAACAACGTGCTGGTCGAGCGCAGCGTGGAAGGGTCGACCGTCGAACTGACGATCCACAACTTCGGGGACGCGAACGTCTCCCCGGACGTCACCGAGATCGTCTCCGCCGACCCGGGCGACCACGAGGACGCCACCGTCGTCGAGATGGACGGCGAGTGGTTCCTGAAGTGGTCGCCGACCGTCGAGGGCGGCGAGAAGGCCACCCTCGCCTACGAGATCGACGGCGACGCCGACTTCGACGTCTCCGTCGAGGGTATCGAAGCCGAGAAACTGACAGTCAACGCCTGA